A stretch of DNA from Deltaproteobacteria bacterium:
GGTAGACGAGCTTGCGATCGGCGCCGGCGGGGAGCTTGAACGCGGAGTGGATCGGTGTGGTCACCGAGCCGGGGCAGACCGCGTTCGCGCGCAGGCCCTGCGCGCAGTACTCGATCGCCAGCGTGTAGGTGAGCGCGAGCACGCCCCCCTTCGAGGCCGAGTACGCGGCCGTCCACGGGTGTCCCGCGAGCGCCGCGGTCGACGACATGTTCACGATGTTCCCGCGCGCCGCGAGCAGGTGCGGAAGCGCCGCCTTGCAGACGAAGAACGTGCCGTCGAGGTTCACGGCGAGGATCCGACGCCAGGTCTCGAGCGACAGCTCGTGCGTGTGGTCGAAATGCAGGATTCCGGCGATGTTGCAGAGCACGTCGAGCCGGCCGAAGCAACGCGCCGCGGCTTCGACCGAGACGATGGCGGCGTCGGGATCGGAGACGTCGCAGATGCGCGTCTCGACCTCGGCGCCGAGCTCTCGGGCGGCCTTCGCGGTCTCGTCGAGCGCCTGCGCCTGGACGTCGAGCAGGAAGAGCCGCGCGCCCTCGCCCGCCAGGCGCTGCGCCGTCGCGCGGCCGATGCCGCTGGCCGCGCCCGTGATCAGCGCGCTTTTTCCTTCGAACCGCCGCATCGCCACCTCCGCGCTCATCATACGCGAGCGGAGGGGCGCCGCGGATCGCTCGACGCGCCTCAGACCGCTCGCTTCTCCAGCAGCGCGCGCGCGAGGCTCACGAGGCGCTCGCGGTCGATCGGCTTGGACAGGTACTCGTCGCAGCCCGACGCGAGGCAGCGC
This window harbors:
- a CDS encoding SDR family oxidoreductase, whose amino-acid sequence is MRRFEGKSALITGAASGIGRATAQRLAGEGARLFLLDVQAQALDETAKAARELGAEVETRICDVSDPDAAIVSVEAAARCFGRLDVLCNIAGILHFDHTHELSLETWRRILAVNLDGTFFVCKAALPHLLAARGNIVNMSSTAALAGHPWTAAYSASKGGVLALTYTLAIEYCAQGLRANAVCPGSVTTPIHSAFKLPAGADRKLVYRIMPPDGVFRGPEAAASVVAFLASDDAAHINGAEIRVDGGTLS